One window of the Gambusia affinis linkage group LG13, SWU_Gaff_1.0, whole genome shotgun sequence genome contains the following:
- the LOC122842485 gene encoding sodium/potassium/calcium exchanger 3-like isoform X2: MSKILAGVFFPLGFGVGYLVSTRMQKFFDKLLPAIHEFPRDYFTNQERTEGAVGLHVLCAVYMFYALALVCDDYFVPSLEKICERLQLSEDVAGATFMAAGSSAPELFTSVIGVFITKGDVGVGTIVGSAVFNILCIIGVCGIFALQTIRLSRWPLLRDSLYYTLSISALIVFIYDEKVVWWEALTLILMYFVYILIMKLNCYIVRFLERQKKNPSGLSNGAAANAELDDGYDATAVLLKKANHHRKPSVLMVDELLSAYPHQLTFSEAGMRIMITSHFSPRTRLTMASRMLITERQRLINTRTLTNGESDVSVKGGGRRGIENGLSRAERRLSIRRDDREAGNETENEDNENNENDEEEEEDEGDGPFVPFQCPAGVFNKLKWLLAWPLCLVLFFTVPNCSKPRWENWFMLSFIFSTLWIASFSYIMVWMVTVIGFTLGIPDVIMGITFLAAGTSVPDCMASLIVARQGMGDMAVSNSIGSNVFDILIGLGLPWALKTLAINYGSVIKLNSKGLIFSVGLLLASVFITVLGVHLNKWTLDKRLGLTCLLLYSIFLCFSCLIEYNIFIFVNLPTCRED, translated from the exons ATGAGTAAGATATTAGCTGGCGTGTTTTTCCCCCTTGGATTCGGTGTTGGATATTTGGTTAGCACCAGAATGCAGAAGTTTTTTGACAAACTACTGCCAG CGATCCATGAGTTCCCCAGAGATTATTTCACCAACCAGGAGCGCACAGAGGGAGCAGTGGGCCTCCATGTCCTGTGT GCAGTCTACATGTTTTATGCCCTGGCATTGGTCTGTGATGACTACTTTGTCCCCTCACTAGAGAAGATTTGTGAG CGTCTTCAGCTGAGTGAGGACGTGGCAGGAGCCACCTTCATGGCAGCTGGCAGCTCAGCTCCTGAACTCTTCACTTCAGTCATTG GAGTGTTCATCACCAAAGGCGACGTTGGCGTGGGCACAATTGTGGGCTCTGCTGTCTTCAACATTCTCTGCATTATTGGAGTGTGTGGCATATTTGCTTTGCAG ACCATCCGTCTGTCCCGCTGGCCTCTGCTCAGAGACTCGCTCTACTACACACTGTCTATCTCTGCCCTTATAGTG TTCATATATGATGAAAAGGTGGTTTG gTGGGAAGCTCTGACACTGATTCTGATGTATTTCGTCTACATTTTGATTATGAA GTTGAACTGCTACATCGTTCGTTTCCTTGAGAGACAGAAGAAGAATCCATCTGGGTTAAGTAATGGAGCTGCTGCTAACGCTGAACTAGATGATGGCTATGACGCTACAGCTGTCCTGCTGAAGAAAG CAAACCACCACAGAAAGCCATCTGTGCTGATGGTGGATGAGCTGCTCTCTGCGTACCCCCACCAGCTGACCTTTTCCGAGGCTGGCATGAGGATCATGATCACCAGTCACTTCTCTCCGAGAACCCGACTCACCATGGCCTCGCGGATGCTCATCACTGAG AGACAGAGACTAATCAACACACGGACTCTGACCAACGGCGAATCAGACGTCTCTGTCAAAGGAGGCGGCAGACGGGGCATCGAAAATGGGCTGTCCAGGGCAGAGAGGCGCCTCAGCATTCGCCGTGACGATCGAGAGGCGGGCAACGAGACGGAGAACGAAGACAACGAAAATAATGAGAacgatgaagaggaagaggaagatgagggaGATGGACCTTTTGTGCCCTTCCAGTGCCCAG ctggTGTGTTTAACAAGCTGAAGTGGCTGCTGGCCTGGCCTCTGTGCCTGGTGCTGTTCTTTACCGTCCCCAACTGCTCCAAACCGCGCTGGGAGAACTGGTTTATGCTctcctttattttctccaccCTTTGGATTGCCTCCTTCTCCTACATCATGGTCTGGATG GTGACGGTGATCGGCTTCACACTCGGAATTCCCGATGTGATCATGGGCATCACCTTCCTGGCAGCTGGCACCAGCGTTCCCGACTGCATGGCGAGTCTGATAGTGGCGCGGCAAG GTATGGGAGACATGGCCGTGTCCAACTCCATCGGCAGTAATGTGTTTGACATCCTGATAGGGCTTGGCCTCCCCTGGGCCCTGAAGACACTGGCCATTAATTATGGCTCTGTT ATTAAGCTGAACAGCAAAGGGCTCATCTTCTCTGTGGGACTCCTGCTGGCGTCCGTCTTCATTACG GTGCTGGGAGTCCACCTGAACAAGTGGACGCTGGACAAACGTCTGGGACTCACATGTCTCTTGCTCTACTCCATCTTCCTGTGCTTCTCCTGTCTCATCGAATACAACATCTTCATTTTTGTCAACCTGCCAACGTGTCGGGAAGACTGA